A window of the Cucurbita pepo subsp. pepo cultivar mu-cu-16 chromosome LG01, ASM280686v2, whole genome shotgun sequence genome harbors these coding sequences:
- the LOC111800696 gene encoding myb-related protein 305-like, giving the protein MGTERLSSSQDDNELRKGPWTLEEDLILMNYIANHGEGVWNSLAKAAGLKRTGKSCRLRWLNYLRPGVRRGNITPEEQVLIMDLHSKWGNRWSKIARQLPGRTDNEIKNYWRTRIHKHMKQQEEGEKVGELMISIASGLETNDDGGISPCSQVSSIHNVAEPMEISHDYLPSSQGDIEAMAYEHTTWPRENGASNDNYWSMEDLWSMQLLN; this is encoded by the exons ATGGGTACAGAGAGGTTAAGCTCTTCTCAGGATGATAATGAACTGAGAAAGGGGCCATGGACATTGGAAGAAGACTTAATTCTGATGAATTACATTGCCAATCATGGTGAAGGAGTATGGAATTCACTGGCCAAAGCTGCAG GTCTCAAACGTACCGGGAAGAGTTGTCGCCTCCGATGGCTGAACTATCTTCGGCCTGGCGTTCGGAGAGGCAATATAACTCCTGAAGAGCAGGTCTTGATCATGGACTTGCATTCTAAATGGGGCAACAG GTGGTCAAAAATTGCGAGACAGCTTCCTGGAAGAACAGACAACGAGATAAAGAATTACTGGAGGACGAGGATACACAAGCATATGAAGCAGCAAGAGGAAGGCGAGAAAGTTGGTGAGCTGATGATATCGATCGCTAGCGGTTTGGAGACGAACGACGATGGTGGCATCAGCCCTTGTAGCCAAGTTTCAAGCATTCATAATGTTGCAGAGCCGATGGAGATCAGCCATGACTACCTCCCATCATCTCAAGGAGATATTGAGGCTATGGCCTATGAGCACACAACTTGGCCTCGTGAGAATGGGGCAAGTAATGACAACTACTGGAGCATGGAGGATCTCTGGTCCATGCAATTACTTAATTGA